Proteins from a genomic interval of Brachybacterium vulturis:
- a CDS encoding DMT family transporter, which yields MRIPAALDTKMLAVLALVAVTAIWGSTFVIIKDAITTVDPSDFLFIRFLLASLVLVALCWKRLLQAGRHAVLVGLGIGAVYGLAQLLQTWGLASTSASVSGFLTGAYVVLTPFVAWLVVRSRVTGRTVLASVIAMVGIGVLSLTGLALGGGEALTLLSAVVYALHIVLVGRFAQHLDTLAFTTFQMLGITVVVGALALPGGVPMPASASAWGAILYTALVASIGVLFLQSWAQRYVAAAATAVVMALEPIFATLFAIGFGGESLTLRLVLGGALILGAILLSTIGEEGETPVTDGLVTADGSVLDPGPEGAAEPSTAPCTTGSPHP from the coding sequence ATGCGCATCCCCGCCGCCCTGGACACGAAGATGCTCGCCGTGCTGGCGCTCGTCGCCGTGACCGCGATCTGGGGCTCCACCTTCGTGATCATCAAGGACGCGATCACGACGGTGGACCCGAGCGACTTCCTGTTCATCCGCTTCCTGCTGGCGAGCCTGGTGCTGGTCGCGCTGTGCTGGAAGCGGCTGCTGCAGGCAGGGAGGCACGCCGTCCTGGTGGGGCTCGGGATCGGCGCCGTCTACGGGCTCGCGCAGCTGCTGCAGACCTGGGGGCTGGCCAGCACCTCCGCCTCCGTCTCCGGGTTCCTCACCGGCGCCTACGTGGTGCTCACCCCGTTCGTGGCCTGGCTCGTGGTGCGCTCGCGCGTCACCGGCCGCACCGTGCTGGCCAGCGTGATCGCGATGGTGGGCATCGGGGTGCTGTCCCTGACCGGCCTCGCGCTGGGCGGCGGCGAAGCACTCACCCTGCTCAGCGCCGTGGTCTATGCGCTGCACATCGTGCTGGTGGGCCGCTTCGCCCAGCACCTCGACACCCTCGCGTTCACCACCTTCCAGATGCTCGGCATCACCGTGGTGGTCGGGGCGCTCGCGCTCCCCGGCGGAGTGCCGATGCCCGCCAGCGCCAGCGCCTGGGGCGCGATCCTCTACACCGCCCTGGTCGCCAGCATCGGCGTGCTGTTCCTGCAGTCCTGGGCACAGCGCTACGTCGCCGCGGCGGCGACCGCGGTCGTCATGGCGCTGGAACCGATCTTCGCCACCCTGTTCGCGATCGGTTTCGGCGGGGAGTCCCTCACCCTGCGGCTGGTCCTCGGCGGCGCCCTGATCCTCGGCGCGATCCTTCTGTCCACGATCGGCGAGGAGGGCGAGACCCCGGTGACCGACGGACTCGTCACCGCCGACGGATCCGTCCTCGACCCGGGCCCGGAGGGCGCCGCCGAGCCCAGCACCGCGCCCTGCACGACGGGCTCGCCCCACCCCTGA
- a CDS encoding glycoside hydrolase family 2 TIM barrel-domain containing protein has product MEQPHAWEDPSRTGDGRLPARAYFFGYADTETAAGMDRDRSLGFRSLSGHWQFRLFDGPLRVETALHEELHTDWDQVEVPHMWQLDGYGTPAYTDEAYPFPVDPPRVPSTTPTAVYQRTVEIEALDPANERIILRLDGVESFAEITVNGHYVGFTKGSRLAAEFDLTDHLRVGENLLSFTVLQFSDGTYLEDQDMWWLSGIFRDLYLQARPVAGLRDLVIRTPWDERRAGLEIDLAAGPGCARADWELRDGDHIVASGAAPTPDGNAQIRAHVEDPIGWTPENPHLYQLLLTLRDEDGELIEVIPHRVGLREITIEDGLLHWNGQYVMMHGVNRHDVDDRRGRAVGMERMRRDLVLMKQHNINAVRTAHYPNDPRFYELCDELGLFVLAETDLETHGFVATGNIGQLTDDPAWETAYVDRIERHVLAQRNHASIIMWSLGNESGDGCNVAPMYARVKELDPTRPVHYEEDRDAEVVDVVSTMYSRVSQMNDFGEHPMGKPRINCEYGHAMGNGPGGLAEYQQVFDRYPSLQGHFIWEWSDHAIRVEREDGPTWLYGGDYGEHTHNANFCVDGLIFPWQEPSPGLLEYKNVLCPVAVERSGAGHQLRSRLLFEPLRDLDLVLEHRTDGAITRTETIPCPPITPGERTPLPAEVPGDQLSGENSLTVRVVRRDPTPYSEAGHELGVIELADFPATHTPAPLPALPAGVRSEETGQTLRLTAGTSLLTIDTVDGSLTSWTSEGRELLARAPRVQFWKPLIDNHGTENAGLWEPLLMRHLTRSVRAVTWKLDDTRAQVTVREDVAAPGLAHGMDLTLTWTLEVDGALSVAVRGTPIGEYRDIVPKLGMDFGLAPTLRHVEYHGRGPGENYSDSAAATYIGRFATTVEEMDTPYVVPQDYGNRRDVRWASLTDTTGRGLLVEADGPLLNVSAWPYSCAALDATGHRTDLVLDEDAVTLNIDHRLLGLGSNSWGSEVLDSHRVRWEDFEYGFRLRALTGKGC; this is encoded by the coding sequence CCGATACGGAGACGGCTGCCGGGATGGACCGTGACCGCTCCCTCGGCTTCCGCTCCCTCTCCGGCCACTGGCAGTTCCGGCTGTTCGATGGTCCCCTCCGCGTGGAGACCGCACTCCACGAGGAGCTCCACACCGACTGGGACCAGGTGGAGGTGCCGCACATGTGGCAGCTCGACGGCTACGGCACCCCCGCCTACACCGACGAGGCCTACCCCTTCCCGGTGGACCCGCCCCGTGTCCCCTCCACCACCCCCACCGCCGTCTACCAGCGCACCGTCGAGATCGAGGCCCTCGATCCCGCAAACGAGCGGATCATCCTGCGGCTGGATGGCGTGGAGAGCTTCGCCGAGATCACCGTGAACGGCCACTACGTCGGCTTCACCAAGGGATCGCGCCTGGCCGCGGAGTTCGACCTCACCGACCACCTCCGCGTGGGCGAGAATCTGCTGTCGTTCACGGTGCTGCAGTTCAGCGATGGCACCTATCTCGAGGACCAGGACATGTGGTGGCTGTCCGGGATCTTCCGCGACCTCTACCTGCAGGCCCGGCCGGTGGCGGGCCTGCGTGACCTGGTGATCCGCACCCCCTGGGACGAGCGTCGCGCCGGGCTCGAGATCGACCTCGCTGCCGGCCCCGGCTGCGCCCGTGCGGACTGGGAGCTGCGCGACGGCGACCACATCGTCGCGAGCGGCGCCGCCCCGACCCCCGACGGCAACGCCCAGATCCGCGCCCACGTCGAGGACCCCATCGGGTGGACCCCGGAGAACCCGCACCTCTACCAGCTCCTCCTCACCCTTCGCGATGAGGACGGAGAGCTCATCGAGGTGATCCCGCACCGCGTGGGCCTGCGGGAGATCACCATCGAGGACGGGCTGCTGCACTGGAACGGGCAGTACGTGATGATGCACGGCGTGAACCGGCACGACGTCGATGATCGTCGCGGCCGCGCGGTGGGCATGGAGCGGATGCGCCGCGACCTGGTGCTCATGAAGCAGCACAACATCAACGCCGTGCGCACCGCCCACTACCCGAACGACCCGCGCTTCTACGAGCTGTGCGACGAGCTGGGGCTGTTCGTCCTGGCAGAGACCGATCTCGAGACCCACGGCTTCGTCGCCACCGGCAACATCGGCCAGCTCACCGACGACCCCGCGTGGGAGACCGCGTACGTCGATCGGATCGAGCGTCACGTGCTCGCCCAGCGCAACCACGCTTCGATCATCATGTGGTCCCTCGGCAACGAGTCCGGCGACGGGTGCAACGTGGCCCCGATGTACGCGAGGGTGAAGGAGCTGGATCCCACCCGCCCCGTCCACTACGAGGAGGACCGCGACGCCGAGGTGGTAGACGTGGTCTCCACGATGTACTCCCGGGTCTCCCAGATGAACGACTTCGGCGAGCACCCCATGGGCAAGCCCCGCATCAACTGCGAGTACGGGCACGCCATGGGCAACGGCCCCGGCGGCCTGGCCGAATACCAGCAGGTGTTCGACCGCTACCCCTCACTGCAGGGACACTTCATCTGGGAGTGGTCCGATCACGCGATCCGGGTGGAACGCGAGGACGGCCCCACCTGGCTGTACGGCGGCGACTACGGCGAGCACACCCACAACGCGAACTTCTGCGTGGACGGGTTGATCTTCCCCTGGCAGGAGCCGAGTCCGGGCCTGCTGGAGTACAAGAACGTGCTGTGCCCAGTGGCCGTCGAGCGCTCCGGGGCGGGCCACCAGCTGCGCAGCCGGCTGCTGTTCGAGCCGCTGCGCGACCTCGACCTGGTGCTCGAGCACCGCACCGACGGCGCGATCACCCGCACCGAGACCATCCCCTGCCCGCCGATCACCCCCGGCGAGCGCACGCCCCTGCCTGCTGAGGTGCCGGGAGATCAGCTCTCCGGCGAGAATTCCCTGACCGTCCGCGTCGTGCGTCGCGACCCCACCCCGTACAGCGAGGCCGGCCATGAGCTCGGCGTCATCGAGCTCGCCGACTTCCCCGCCACCCACACCCCGGCACCGCTGCCCGCCCTCCCGGCAGGGGTGCGCAGCGAAGAGACCGGTCAGACCCTGCGCCTGACCGCCGGCACCAGCCTGCTCACCATCGATACGGTCGACGGCTCCCTGACCAGCTGGACCTCCGAGGGCCGTGAGCTGCTGGCCCGCGCCCCGCGCGTCCAGTTCTGGAAGCCGCTGATCGACAACCACGGGACCGAGAACGCCGGGCTGTGGGAGCCGCTGCTGATGCGGCACCTGACCCGCTCGGTGCGCGCGGTGACCTGGAAGCTGGATGACACCCGAGCCCAGGTGACGGTGCGCGAGGACGTGGCTGCCCCGGGCCTCGCCCACGGCATGGACCTCACCCTCACCTGGACCCTCGAGGTCGACGGCGCGCTCTCGGTCGCCGTGCGCGGCACCCCGATCGGCGAGTACCGCGACATCGTGCCCAAGCTCGGCATGGACTTCGGCCTCGCCCCGACCCTGCGCCACGTCGAATACCACGGTCGTGGCCCGGGGGAGAACTACTCCGACTCCGCCGCCGCCACCTATATCGGCCGCTTCGCGACCACGGTGGAGGAGATGGACACCCCCTACGTGGTGCCGCAGGACTACGGCAACCGACGCGACGTGCGCTGGGCATCCCTGACCGACACCACCGGTCGCGGACTGCTCGTCGAGGCCGACGGTCCGCTGCTGAACGTAAGCGCCTGGCCGTACTCCTGCGCCGCGCTCGATGCGACCGGACACCGCACGGACCTCGTCCTGGACGAGGACGCGGTCACCCTCAACATCGACCACCGCCTGCTCGGGCTCGGCTCGAACTCCTGGGGCTCCGAGGTGCTCGATTCGCACCGCGTGCGCTGGGAGGACTTCGAGTACGGATTCCGTCTTCGGGCACTGACCGGAAAGGGGTGCTGA